The sequence AATTCCTGGGTTTCGGAATCAGGGGTGCGACCCCTGATTTCCCCTGCGCCACCTTCCCCCTCATTGAGCCATTCTTCAAAAGCGCTCAGCCGGTCGAAGGCGTGCGCGATCCCATCCTCGATGTACATCAGGTGCGTCGCGATTTTCTGTACCAGGTAACGGTCGTGCGTTACGAACAGGATCGTTCCGGGATATTCCGCTAACGCAGTCTCCAGTGCCTCCCGCGCCGCGATGTCGAGATGGTTCGTCGGTTCATCGAGCGCCAGGAGTTGAGGCGCCGCGTAGATGATCCTCGCCAGCGTCAGGCGCGATTTCTCGCCACCGCTCAAGCTCGCGACTTTTTTGAACACGTCCTCGCCGCTGAAGAGAAACTGTGCAACGTAAGAGCGCAGCTCCCCGTCGCTTGCGGTCGGGTCGAGATCCCGGATTTCATCCAGCACGCTCAACTGCGGGTCCAGATCCTGAAGTTGCTGGTCGTAGTAACCCACGTCCAGGGCTTCGTTCCATTCCAGTTCACCGTCGAGGGGAGATCGCGCTCCGACCAGCGTTCTCAACAGCGTTGTCTTTCCAGAGCCGTTCGCCCCGAGGATCGCCCACCGTTCGCCCCGCTGAACTTCAAACCGGATGCCCCGAACCAGGGGCTTATCGTCATACCCGACCGCGAGCGCCCGGGTTGTCAGAATGTAGCGGCTCGTACGCTCGACCGGCATGAAACGAAACTTCACTTTTTCGGAAGCGCCTCTCGGCTTTTCGATCGGTTTCACGCGCGCAAGCAATTTCCGTCTCGATTGTGCCTGCTTCGTCTTCTGTCCCGCGAGGTTGCGCCGGATGTAGTCTTCCTGCTTATCAATCCATTCTTTCTGAAGTTGCCATTCCTTTTCCTGACGCGCCAACCGCTCTGCGCGTTCTTTCAGATATTCCGAGTAATTGCCGCGGTAGTCCTGGATCCTTCCGCCGGAGACCTCGATGATTCGATTGGCAACGCGATCCAGAAAGAATCGATCGTGAGACACCACGACAACGGTTTTGTCCGTCTCTTTCAGGAATTTCTCCAGCCATTCAATCGACCGGATATCGAGATGATTCGTAGGCTCATCCAGAAGCAACAGTTCCGCATTCGAAAGAAGAAGCTTCGCCAGCGCCAGCCGATTCTTTTCGCCGCCGGACAGATTGCGGCTCGGCCGATTCAATGCGTCCTTCCCGAATCCGACGCCCTGCAACGCCGCCTGGGTTCGTGCCGTGTAGCTGTAACCACCCTTCAGCTCGAATTCATGCTGGAGGTGTGAATAGCGGTCGAGTACGGTTGTCTCGGCGCCGTTCGCGATCGAATGTTCGAGATCCCGCAGGTCCTTTTCGATGCGGCGCAGATACTCCGAGGCGCGCAATCCTTCTTCCAGGATGGAAGTGCCTTCGTGAAAGTCGGGAATCTGATCGAGCGTGCCGATTCCCAGCATGGATTTACGCGTCAACGCTCCGGAGTCGGGTTCATGGACCCCGCCGACCAGCTTGAGGAGGGTTGTTTTTCCAGCGCCGTTCGCGCCGATCAAGCCTACTTTTTCGGAGGGGTTGATCTGGAAAGAGACGTCTCGAAGCACGTCCTGAGATCCGAACGACTTCGAGACGCCATTAAGCTGTACGATCACGACCCGGTGAGCAGATTATGCTGCTTTCTTC is a genomic window of Terriglobia bacterium containing:
- a CDS encoding ABC-F family ATP-binding cassette domain-containing protein, which produces MIVQLNGVSKSFGSQDVLRDVSFQINPSEKVGLIGANGAGKTTLLKLVGGVHEPDSGALTRKSMLGIGTLDQIPDFHEGTSILEEGLRASEYLRRIEKDLRDLEHSIANGAETTVLDRYSHLQHEFELKGGYSYTARTQAALQGVGFGKDALNRPSRNLSGGEKNRLALAKLLLSNAELLLLDEPTNHLDIRSIEWLEKFLKETDKTVVVVSHDRFFLDRVANRIIEVSGGRIQDYRGNYSEYLKERAERLARQEKEWQLQKEWIDKQEDYIRRNLAGQKTKQAQSRRKLLARVKPIEKPRGASEKVKFRFMPVERTSRYILTTRALAVGYDDKPLVRGIRFEVQRGERWAILGANGSGKTTLLRTLVGARSPLDGELEWNEALDVGYYDQQLQDLDPQLSVLDEIRDLDPTASDGELRSYVAQFLFSGEDVFKKVASLSGGEKSRLTLARIIYAAPQLLALDEPTNHLDIAAREALETALAEYPGTILFVTHDRYLVQKIATHLMYIEDGIAHAFDRLSAFEEWLNEGEGGAGEIRGRTPDSETQELGVRPLISPAPPALSKNRREQLEREADNLEKKIASVEAEIA